One region of Chryseobacterium muglaense genomic DNA includes:
- a CDS encoding DUF4133 domain-containing protein, with translation MNSYNINKGIGRTVEFKGLKAQYLFIFAGGLLGTLILVMILYMAGVNSYICLFLGAGGASLIVWQTFSLNRKYGEHGLMKIAANKRHPRYIICRKPVRRYLKFTSKQNAV, from the coding sequence ATGAACAGTTATAACATAAACAAAGGCATTGGCAGGACAGTGGAATTTAAAGGGTTGAAAGCACAATACCTGTTCATTTTCGCAGGTGGGCTGCTCGGTACGCTTATCCTCGTGATGATACTGTATATGGCAGGCGTAAACTCTTACATCTGCCTGTTCCTCGGAGCAGGCGGAGCTTCGCTCATTGTATGGCAAACCTTTTCACTGAATAGGAAATATGGAGAACACGGATTGATGAAGATAGCGGCCAATAAAAGGCATCCGCGCTACATCATCTGCCGCAAGCCTGTACGCCGCTATTTAAAATTCACTTCTAAACAGAATGCCGTATGA
- a CDS encoding DUF4134 domain-containing protein, whose amino-acid sequence MEKQRKKVLLAAMAMLSGIGAFAQGNGSAGINEATQMVTSYFDPATQLIYAIGAVVGLIGGVKVYNKFSSGDPDTSKTAASWFGACIFLIVAATILRSFFL is encoded by the coding sequence ATGGAAAAACAGAGAAAAAAAGTTTTGCTGGCAGCAATGGCAATGCTGTCAGGAATTGGTGCGTTCGCACAGGGAAACGGTTCGGCAGGTATCAACGAGGCTACCCAAATGGTAACAAGCTATTTCGACCCCGCAACCCAACTAATCTACGCCATCGGTGCGGTGGTTGGGCTCATCGGAGGCGTTAAGGTGTACAACAAATTCAGTTCAGGCGATCCCGACACATCGAAAACTGCGGCGAGCTGGTTCGGTGCGTGTATCTTCTTAATCGTGGCGGCTACCATCCTGCGTTCATTCTTCCTTTAA
- a CDS encoding DUF3800 domain-containing protein produces MIDFEIAEIEDANQFARLLNPRVDFATPYIFYYDETNNIKTFYVRENDFNYTFTANFVLGGLLHQGEVPDVQPLIDSFKLQKTAKEVKFKHIAFGDFLDCLKSQKLNLFLHFLKDSDLYVHYSSLNILYWSIVDIVDSAIMNSDVAMRLGPGFDNRLKNDLYKLCRLEIDAVIQLFYTFEYPNVKPEKIGDFIEALSNLFEAYLQLPEFHFGLESLRQILKESKKKGELAFVMDEKDYILLADLTHFYLRPIYTFKNSTHIFDNEDSIREALNGYRMLDKGVEFKNYSFVDSQDSQLTQLSDVFVGFMGKYTNYRNTHNMEEIKADIDSFSALQLENMKLFIDIINKSDQKNPAFLHATDSYEEVMKFGELCEIIAGK; encoded by the coding sequence ATGATAGATTTTGAAATAGCAGAAATAGAAGATGCTAATCAATTTGCCCGATTATTGAATCCAAGGGTAGATTTTGCGACACCGTACATATTCTATTATGATGAAACCAATAACATCAAAACATTCTATGTAAGAGAAAATGATTTCAATTATACATTTACAGCAAACTTCGTTTTGGGTGGACTTCTACATCAGGGAGAAGTACCAGACGTACAGCCATTGATAGATAGCTTTAAATTGCAAAAAACAGCTAAGGAAGTTAAATTCAAACATATAGCATTCGGGGATTTTCTTGATTGCCTCAAATCCCAGAAGTTAAACCTGTTCTTGCACTTTTTAAAGGATAGTGATCTTTATGTGCATTATTCAAGTCTTAATATTCTCTATTGGTCGATTGTGGACATTGTAGATTCTGCTATCATGAACTCTGATGTGGCTATGAGATTAGGCCCTGGATTTGACAACCGACTAAAGAACGACCTCTATAAACTGTGTCGTCTTGAAATAGATGCCGTTATTCAACTCTTTTATACTTTCGAATATCCTAATGTTAAACCTGAGAAAATTGGTGATTTCATTGAAGCATTGAGTAATCTTTTTGAAGCATATCTTCAGTTACCTGAATTTCATTTTGGGTTGGAATCGTTACGACAGATATTGAAAGAGTCTAAAAAGAAAGGCGAACTAGCTTTTGTTATGGATGAAAAAGATTATATTCTGCTGGCAGATCTGACACATTTTTATCTTAGACCCATTTACACTTTCAAGAATTCAACTCATATATTCGATAATGAGGATTCCATCCGAGAAGCTTTGAACGGGTATAGAATGCTAGATAAAGGAGTAGAGTTTAAAAACTATTCTTTTGTTGATTCTCAGGATAGCCAATTGACACAACTATCTGATGTTTTTGTTGGTTTCATGGGTAAATACACCAATTACAGGAATACACACAATATGGAGGAAATTAAAGCGGATATCGACTCTTTCTCAGCTTTACAATTAGAAAACATGAAGTTATTTATTGATATTATTAATAAATCAGACCAGAAAAACCCCGCCTTTCTACACGCAACAGATAGTTACGAAGAGGTAATGAAATTTGGAGAGTTGTGCGAGATTATTGCTGGAAAATAA
- a CDS encoding IS3 family transposase (programmed frameshift) — MTAKKPISNPENYLKDIRRKTRRIFTAEQKILIVMEALRAETSIAELCRKHAIQESTFYKWNKEFIEAGKKQLSGDTLRQATSEEVSALREENRKLKETVADLVIRYDIIKKSGNSGITEKYRKYMRLLPEEKLEIIQMVTRSEIGVNRTLRELGIHKSTFYKWYNLYLEKGEAGFHSSPSSGRRQWNSIPEEEKNLVVEIALNYPELSSRELAHKITDEKGVFISESSVYRILKKRGLITAPSHILISASNEFKDKTNFVHEMWQTDFTYFKILGWGWYYLSTVIDDFSRYIVHWELCRNMKVNDVQRTIDRAVKKAGLRKGQVPKLLSDNGSCYITEELKDYLHDNHGMKQIHGKPAHPQTQGKIERYHRTMKNVVKLHHYYSPDELQAALEVFVNRYNNERYHESLKNLTPADVYFGRANEVLKIRQQIKSETLKRRKKEYYKRKLIET; from the exons ATGACAGCCAAAAAACCAATCAGTAATCCTGAAAATTATTTAAAAGACATCCGCAGAAAAACCAGAAGGATTTTCACGGCGGAACAAAAGATCCTCATTGTGATGGAAGCCCTTCGGGCTGAAACCTCCATAGCCGAACTCTGTCGCAAGCACGCTATTCAGGAATCTACCTTCTACAAATGGAATAAGGAGTTCATTGAAGCCGGTAAAAAGCAGCTCTCCGGAGATACGCTCCGCCAGGCAACCTCCGAAGAAGTTTCAGCCCTTCGGGAAGAGAACCGAAAACTCAAGGAGACGGTCGCCGACCTCGTTATCCGCTACGACATTATAAAAAAAAGT GGAAATTCTGGAATAACCGAAAAATACAGAAAGTATATGAGGTTGTTACCTGAAGAAAAACTGGAAATCATCCAAATGGTTACCCGTAGTGAAATCGGCGTCAACAGGACGCTCAGGGAACTTGGCATTCACAAAAGCACCTTCTACAAGTGGTATAATCTGTACCTTGAGAAAGGTGAAGCGGGATTTCATTCTTCCCCTTCTTCTGGCAGAAGGCAGTGGAACAGCATTCCTGAAGAAGAGAAAAATCTGGTGGTAGAAATCGCTTTGAATTATCCTGAACTCTCCAGCAGAGAACTGGCTCATAAAATCACCGATGAGAAGGGCGTCTTCATCTCAGAATCCAGTGTTTATCGGATTTTAAAGAAAAGAGGGCTGATAACCGCGCCATCGCATATCCTGATTTCTGCCTCGAATGAATTTAAGGATAAAACCAATTTTGTTCACGAAATGTGGCAGACGGATTTTACTTACTTTAAAATTCTGGGTTGGGGCTGGTACTATCTAAGCACGGTGATTGACGATTTTAGCCGCTATATCGTTCATTGGGAATTGTGCCGAAATATGAAGGTGAATGATGTTCAAAGAACGATTGACCGAGCTGTGAAGAAAGCAGGTTTAAGAAAAGGACAAGTTCCGAAACTTCTATCGGACAACGGTTCTTGCTATATTACCGAGGAATTAAAGGATTATTTACACGATAATCACGGCATGAAGCAAATCCACGGAAAACCCGCTCATCCACAGACACAAGGCAAGATTGAACGCTACCACAGGACGATGAAAAATGTGGTGAAACTGCATCATTATTACAGTCCGGATGAATTGCAAGCCGCTTTGGAAGTGTTTGTAAACCGCTACAACAATGAGCGTTATCACGAATCTTTGAAGAATCTCACTCCAGCGGATGTGTATTTTGGAAGAGCCAACGAAGTCTTGAAGATAAGACAGCAGATAAAATCTGAAACTCTAAAAAGAAGAAAAAAGGAATATTACAAAAGAAAATTAATCGAAACCTAA
- a CDS encoding DUF4133 domain-containing protein, giving the protein MKTYNINKGIGCTVEFKGLKAQYLFGFAGGLLLVLILVMVLYMADVNMYICLSVGCISASLIVWKTFSLNNKYGEHGLMKLGAKRKHPQFIITRKPVQSYLKYSVAKGEKIQNFNTKSSRLS; this is encoded by the coding sequence ATGAAAACCTATAACATCAATAAAGGTATCGGCTGTACAGTCGAATTTAAAGGGTTGAAAGCGCAGTATCTCTTCGGATTTGCCGGAGGATTGTTATTGGTCCTGATCCTGGTTATGGTGCTGTACATGGCTGACGTAAATATGTATATCTGCCTTTCGGTCGGCTGTATTTCTGCATCGCTGATTGTTTGGAAAACTTTCAGTCTGAACAACAAGTACGGTGAACATGGGCTGATGAAGCTAGGTGCGAAAAGAAAGCATCCACAATTTATCATCACCCGTAAACCTGTACAATCTTACCTTAAATACTCGGTTGCAAAAGGTGAGAAAATCCAAAATTTTAACACTAAATCTTCAAGGCTATCATGA
- a CDS encoding DNA adenine methylase gives MAKNKMVTPLTYYGGKQQLAKIIIPLIPPHYTYVEPFVGGGAIFWSKPRSEVEVINDYNRELINFYEMVKNQFVELEKMIRITLHSRSLHSDALVIYNNPHLFDRLQRAWAVWVLCNQSFSAKIGDSWGYDVRDQTSTRRLSNKRASFSEEYAIRLQNVQIENTDAIRIINSRDHEKAFHYCDPPYFNSDCGHYDGYSKHDFESLLLCLSRAKGKFLLSSYPSDLLNKFSRDLNWHTVKMQKDVLVDKHSGKVPKKKIEVLTANYDLAIVQGTLNFKSQEHENL, from the coding sequence ATGGCAAAAAATAAGATGGTTACGCCACTGACGTATTATGGCGGAAAGCAACAGCTGGCCAAGATCATTATACCGCTTATTCCACCCCATTATACCTACGTTGAACCGTTTGTTGGGGGAGGAGCGATATTCTGGTCAAAACCAAGGTCTGAGGTTGAGGTGATCAACGATTACAACCGTGAGCTGATCAATTTTTACGAGATGGTCAAAAATCAGTTTGTTGAACTGGAAAAAATGATCCGAATAACGCTTCACAGTAGATCCCTTCATAGCGATGCGCTGGTGATCTATAACAATCCCCATCTCTTTGACAGATTACAACGAGCCTGGGCAGTCTGGGTTCTATGCAATCAGTCTTTCAGCGCAAAGATCGGTGATTCATGGGGTTATGATGTTCGGGATCAGACTTCCACTAGAAGATTGAGTAATAAGCGAGCATCATTCTCCGAGGAATATGCTATACGACTTCAGAATGTTCAGATCGAAAATACGGATGCTATTCGGATTATTAATTCAAGAGATCATGAAAAGGCTTTTCACTATTGTGATCCGCCTTATTTTAACAGTGACTGCGGTCATTACGACGGGTACAGCAAACATGATTTTGAATCTCTTCTATTATGCCTGTCCCGTGCAAAAGGCAAATTTCTATTGAGCAGTTATCCCAGTGATCTCCTGAACAAATTTAGCCGGGATCTTAATTGGCACACTGTCAAAATGCAGAAAGATGTACTGGTCGATAAACATTCCGGAAAAGTACCCAAGAAAAAGATCGAAGTGCTGACCGCCAACTATGACCTTGCTATCGTGCAGGGGACCCTAAACTTTAAATCCCAAGAACATGAAAACCTATAA
- a CDS encoding DUF4134 domain-containing protein, giving the protein MKKSRQKILLALLFISLISNGTFAQGNGAAGIQEATQMVTSYFDPATKLIYAIGAVVGLIGGVKVYNKFSSGDPDTSKTAASWFGACIFLIVAATILRSFFL; this is encoded by the coding sequence ATGAAAAAATCAAGACAAAAAATTCTGCTGGCGTTGCTGTTTATTTCGCTTATCAGCAATGGGACTTTTGCGCAGGGAAATGGTGCTGCAGGTATCCAGGAAGCCACGCAGATGGTTACAAGCTATTTTGATCCGGCAACAAAGCTGATCTATGCTATCGGTGCTGTGGTCGGACTGATCGGAGGTGTTAAAGTGTACAACAAATTCAGTTCGGGTGACCCTGACACTTCAAAGACAGCGGCGAGCTGGTTCGGCGCCTGTATATTCCTGATTGTCGCTGCGACCATTTTGCGATCATTTTTCCTTTAG
- a CDS encoding alcohol dehydrogenase catalytic domain-containing protein yields MASNRGVVYKGPWNLEVNEIAYPTFQNPKGKDIHHAVIIKVVSTNICGSDQHIFRGRFSVPVGHVLGHEITGEVVEIGKDVEFIKVGDIVSVPFNVSCGRCRNCKNGNTDVCETVNPDAPVGAYGFDLGGWLGGQSEYCLIPYADFQLLKFPDREQALEKILDLTLVSDILPTGYHGAYAAGVTTGSTVYIAGAGPVGRCAAESAKLLGASCVIVGDMNKERLELVKQAGMETVDLTLDASVAEQIEQILGVPEVDAGVDAVGYEAHGHGDEDYKKENPNAVINDLFDVVRASGGIGIPGIYTPSDPGGRDENAKHGKLTVDWGKGWLKSLHIQTGMAPIGRYNYQIMQAILWGRISMKTIMNPQVISLDEAPQAYKDFSDGSSKKFIIDPHGMIKNRS; encoded by the coding sequence ATGGCTAGTAACAGAGGAGTGGTCTACAAAGGCCCATGGAACTTAGAAGTAAATGAAATTGCCTATCCCACATTCCAGAACCCCAAGGGAAAGGACATTCATCATGCGGTAATCATTAAAGTGGTCTCCACAAATATTTGTGGCAGTGACCAGCACATTTTTAGGGGACGTTTCTCAGTACCTGTGGGACACGTATTGGGTCATGAAATCACAGGCGAAGTAGTTGAAATTGGAAAAGACGTAGAATTCATCAAGGTAGGTGACATCGTTTCAGTCCCTTTCAACGTTTCCTGCGGACGGTGCAGAAACTGTAAAAATGGAAATACCGACGTCTGCGAGACCGTTAATCCGGATGCTCCTGTTGGCGCTTATGGGTTTGACCTGGGAGGCTGGTTAGGTGGCCAATCTGAATATTGTCTTATCCCCTATGCTGACTTTCAGCTCCTTAAGTTTCCAGATAGAGAACAAGCGCTGGAAAAGATTTTAGATCTCACATTAGTATCTGACATTCTCCCAACAGGATATCATGGCGCGTATGCTGCTGGTGTTACAACAGGATCTACTGTTTATATTGCTGGTGCTGGACCAGTGGGACGCTGTGCTGCAGAATCAGCAAAGCTTCTTGGAGCTTCCTGCGTTATTGTGGGAGATATGAACAAGGAGCGGTTGGAACTTGTCAAACAGGCGGGAATGGAAACTGTTGATCTTACCCTTGATGCCAGTGTAGCAGAACAGATCGAACAGATTCTCGGAGTACCGGAAGTGGATGCCGGTGTGGATGCCGTAGGTTATGAGGCACATGGACATGGTGATGAAGACTACAAAAAAGAAAATCCCAATGCAGTTATCAATGATCTTTTCGATGTTGTCCGCGCAAGCGGAGGTATAGGGATTCCAGGTATCTATACTCCTTCTGACCCAGGAGGACGTGATGAGAACGCTAAGCACGGTAAACTGACTGTCGACTGGGGAAAAGGTTGGCTTAAGTCATTGCATATTCAAACGGGAATGGCTCCAATTGGACGTTACAACTATCAAATTATGCAGGCCATTCTATGGGGCCGTATCTCGATGAAAACGATCATGAACCCGCAGGTTATCAGTCTTGACGAAGCACCACAAGCCTATAAAGACTTTTCGGATGGTTCAAGCAAAAAGTTTATTATCGATCCACATGGCATGATAAAAAACCGTTCGTAA
- a CDS encoding helix-turn-helix domain-containing protein, with translation MKSYRITPVNLSDSSKLDSRLEHRRTFNLPNCELNIFETFHKSDNVILSYSGGLVVSSMMRGKKVMSVEGQEAFDFLPGQSVILPDGLTMNVGFPDADENRPVQCITLTLDWNTVHKNLDYLNERYSNHQAPFEWKLDFSHQHFENSMELVASLNKLVNLSMEEGFAKEAIADLSLKVLLLRLLQTQNRLSVNSNQSMYDNRIQPAINYVHKHLTEKITVEKMARECCLSQSSFYQYFKNILGITPLEFVLRTRIDHAKKIMADSSVTVTEACYASGFNNVNHFIKIFKRLEGLSPGQYRH, from the coding sequence ATGAAATCTTATCGGATAACTCCCGTAAATTTAAGCGACAGTTCTAAATTGGATTCCAGACTGGAGCACCGGAGGACTTTTAATCTTCCGAACTGTGAGCTCAACATATTTGAAACATTTCATAAAAGTGACAATGTAATACTTTCATATAGTGGTGGATTGGTGGTTTCAAGTATGATGAGAGGTAAAAAAGTGATGTCCGTGGAGGGTCAGGAGGCATTTGACTTTCTGCCCGGTCAAAGTGTGATCCTTCCTGACGGACTAACCATGAATGTAGGTTTTCCAGACGCAGATGAAAATCGTCCCGTGCAATGTATCACTCTTACACTGGACTGGAATACTGTTCACAAAAATCTTGACTATCTAAATGAGAGATATTCAAATCATCAGGCACCTTTTGAATGGAAACTTGATTTTTCGCATCAGCATTTCGAGAATAGCATGGAGCTGGTAGCAAGTCTCAATAAGCTTGTTAACCTTAGTATGGAGGAAGGTTTTGCAAAAGAGGCAATTGCGGACCTGTCTCTTAAAGTACTTCTATTAAGGCTTCTTCAGACCCAGAACCGTTTGTCAGTGAACAGCAATCAATCAATGTATGACAATCGAATTCAACCGGCAATCAATTATGTGCATAAGCATCTTACGGAAAAAATAACTGTTGAAAAGATGGCAAGAGAATGCTGTTTGAGCCAATCATCTTTTTATCAATATTTTAAAAATATACTGGGCATAACTCCACTGGAATTTGTTCTGCGTACACGCATAGACCATGCAAAAAAAATAATGGCTGACAGTTCCGTTACTGTGACCGAAGCCTGTTATGCATCAGGTTTTAATAATGTGAATCATTTCATTAAAATTTTTAAAAGGCTTGAGGGGCTTTCTCCGGGCCAATATAGACACTGA
- a CDS encoding SemiSWEET transporter — protein MNTDVIGLIAGVLTSFAMMPQLIKVIRTRNADDISILTLIVLLSGLSLWVWYGIMKQDWQIILSNAFAVLVNLSLLAYCIISRK, from the coding sequence ATGAATACAGACGTAATTGGACTCATTGCAGGTGTCTTAACTTCATTTGCAATGATGCCCCAATTGATAAAGGTGATAAGAACCAGAAATGCGGATGACATTTCAATCTTAACACTTATTGTTTTACTTTCAGGCCTTTCCCTGTGGGTCTGGTATGGAATCATGAAACAAGATTGGCAGATCATCCTATCGAATGCCTTTGCCGTTCTGGTCAATTTATCCCTCCTGGCTTACTGTATTATTTCCAGAAAGTGA
- a CDS encoding IS3 family transposase (programmed frameshift) — MTAKKPISNPENYLKDIRRKTRRIFTAEQKILIVMEALRAETSIAELCRKHAIQESTFYKWNKEFIEAGKKQLSGDTLRQATSEEVSALREENRKLKETVADLVIRYDIIKKSGNSGITEKYRKYMRLLPEEKLEIIQMVTRSEIGVNRTLRELGIHKSTFYKWYNLYLEKGEAGFHSSPSSGRRQWNSIPEEEKNLVVEIALNYPELSSRELAHKITDEKGVFISESSVYRILKKRGLITAPSHILISASNEFKDKTNFVHEMWQTDFTYFKILGWGWYYLSTVIDDFSRYIVHWELCRNMKVNDVQRTIDRAVKKAGLRKGQVPKLLSDNGSCYITEELKDYLHDNHGMKQIHGKPAHPQTQGKIERYHRTMKNVVKLHHYYSPDELQAALEVFVNRYNNERYHESLKNLTPADVYFGRANEVLKIRQQIKSETLKRRKKEYYKRKLIET; from the exons ATGACAGCCAAAAAACCAATCAGTAATCCTGAAAATTATTTAAAAGACATCCGTCGCAAAACCAGAAGGATTTTCACGGCGGAGCAAAAGATCCTCATTGTGATGGAAGCCCTGCGGGCAGAAACTTCCATTGCCGAACTCTGCCGCAAGCACGCCATTCAGGAATCTACCTTCTACAAATGGAACAAGGAGTTTATTGAAGCCGGTAAGAAGCAGCTCTCCGGAGATACGCTCCGCCAGGCAACCTCCGAAGAAGTTTCAGCCCTTCGGGAAGAGAACCGAAAACTCAAGGAGACGGTCGCCGACCTCGTTATCCGCTACGACATTATAAAAAAAAGT GGAAATTCTGGAATAACCGAAAAATACAGAAAGTATATGAGGTTGTTACCTGAAGAAAAACTGGAAATCATCCAAATGGTTACCCGTAGTGAAATCGGCGTCAACAGGACGCTCAGGGAACTTGGCATTCACAAAAGCACCTTCTACAAGTGGTATAATCTGTACCTTGAGAAAGGTGAAGCGGGATTTCATTCTTCCCCTTCTTCTGGCAGAAGGCAGTGGAACAGCATTCCTGAAGAAGAGAAAAATCTGGTGGTAGAAATCGCTTTGAATTATCCTGAACTCTCCAGCAGAGAACTGGCTCATAAAATCACCGATGAGAAGGGCGTCTTCATCTCAGAATCCAGTGTTTATCGGATTTTAAAGAAAAGAGGGCTGATAACCGCGCCATCGCATATCCTGATTTCTGCCTCGAATGAATTTAAGGATAAAACCAATTTTGTTCACGAAATGTGGCAGACGGATTTTACTTACTTTAAAATTCTGGGTTGGGGCTGGTACTATCTAAGCACGGTGATTGACGATTTTAGCCGCTATATCGTTCATTGGGAATTGTGCCGAAATATGAAGGTGAATGATGTTCAAAGAACGATTGACCGAGCTGTGAAGAAAGCAGGTTTAAGAAAAGGACAAGTTCCGAAACTTCTATCGGACAACGGTTCTTGCTATATTACCGAGGAATTAAAGGATTATTTACACGATAATCACGGCATGAAGCAAATCCACGGAAAACCCGCTCATCCACAGACACAAGGCAAGATTGAACGCTACCACAGGACGATGAAAAATGTGGTGAAACTGCATCATTATTACAGTCCGGATGAATTGCAAGCCGCTTTGGAAGTGTTTGTAAACCGCTACAACAATGAGCGTTATCACGAATCTTTGAAGAATCTCACTCCAGCGGATGTGTATTTTGGAAGAGCCAACGAAGTCTTGAAGATAAGACAGCAGATAAAATCTGAAACTCTAAAAAGAAGAAAAAAGGAATATTACAAAAGAAAATTAATCGAAACCTAA
- a CDS encoding S8/S53 family peptidase: protein MANSPVQIVLNSDAFIEALENNGGGGSKDFFAGNDTEFIEHRDNIQNQLSEIKSMQLVNSFAKVSYAKVTLKQTALAKSHRPTSQVFKRDVAPIIGAGDLGELFVELTPESIDKINTKVGQAEPETRYKEKNGKNEPNPSRLRSEVGAIEGISPYTASDKRNFSVKEAVKWLSNPQTGGSYMVELFEAPPARQDWDLLSKYKFDLFDSFFGGLTILGTGLFVSRITTGQGSSIVFGIKLEKTDSTPVIQLYSSSTAGKSGEKKSIDLNLERHNELLEYLGNHPLVKKVTLPPIITQSSTVKSQVKGENFTVLAPDHEGSYPKICVVDGGVSDVYGDWIEDRWGLISSMDKDENHGTFIAGLAIFGQQLNGKAICREIDGCKIIDLDILPRADRYSSYYSKPLEFFNELETAVQELKARTGVRIFNFSLNIEEHASTTGYSVPAQILDKIAEENCKSSAKSVLI, encoded by the coding sequence ATGGCAAATAGTCCTGTTCAAATAGTATTAAATAGCGATGCTTTTATCGAGGCATTAGAAAATAATGGTGGCGGTGGTTCTAAAGACTTTTTTGCCGGAAATGATACTGAATTCATAGAGCATCGAGATAACATTCAAAATCAGCTTAGTGAGATAAAGAGCATGCAATTGGTAAATAGTTTTGCTAAGGTTTCTTATGCGAAAGTTACATTAAAGCAAACGGCATTAGCAAAAAGTCATCGCCCAACTTCACAAGTTTTTAAAAGGGATGTTGCTCCTATAATTGGAGCTGGAGATTTGGGAGAATTATTTGTCGAACTGACGCCAGAAAGTATTGATAAAATAAATACTAAAGTTGGACAGGCTGAACCCGAAACAAGATATAAAGAAAAGAATGGGAAGAATGAACCTAATCCTTCAAGATTAAGAAGTGAAGTCGGTGCAATTGAAGGAATTAGCCCATATACTGCAAGTGACAAAAGGAATTTTTCTGTTAAAGAAGCCGTAAAATGGCTATCTAATCCTCAAACTGGCGGTTCGTATATGGTAGAATTGTTTGAAGCTCCTCCGGCGAGGCAAGATTGGGATTTACTAAGCAAATACAAATTCGATTTGTTTGATAGCTTTTTTGGCGGGTTAACCATTTTAGGCACAGGCTTATTTGTGTCAAGAATTACTACTGGTCAGGGCTCATCTATTGTATTTGGTATCAAATTAGAAAAAACCGATTCAACTCCTGTAATACAGCTTTACTCATCATCAACAGCAGGCAAATCAGGTGAGAAAAAATCTATTGACCTAAACTTGGAGAGACATAACGAATTATTAGAATATTTGGGAAATCATCCATTGGTAAAAAAAGTTACTCTTCCTCCCATCATTACACAAAGCTCAACTGTCAAGTCTCAGGTCAAAGGTGAAAACTTTACTGTTCTTGCTCCTGATCATGAAGGCTCATATCCAAAAATATGCGTTGTAGACGGAGGTGTTTCAGATGTTTATGGCGACTGGATAGAAGATCGTTGGGGATTAATTAGCAGCATGGACAAAGACGAAAATCACGGTACTTTTATAGCTGGATTAGCAATATTTGGCCAACAATTAAATGGAAAGGCTATTTGCAGGGAAATTGATGGTTGTAAAATTATAGATCTTGATATATTACCTCGTGCTGATAGATATAGCTCGTACTATTCAAAACCTCTAGAATTTTTTAATGAACTTGAAACTGCTGTTCAGGAATTAAAAGCTAGAACTGGAGTTCGAATATTTAACTTCAGCCTGAATATAGAAGAGCATGCATCAACTACAGGCTATAGCGTTCCAGCACAAATTTTGGACAAAATTGCAGAAGAAAACTGTAAATCGTCAGCAAAAAGTGTACTGATTTAG